One Lytechinus variegatus isolate NC3 chromosome 14, Lvar_3.0, whole genome shotgun sequence genomic region harbors:
- the LOC121428093 gene encoding cytochrome P450 2J4-like isoform X2 encodes MELCYLLLSGVLCLLIAWFIKYLISRPKNLPPGPTGFINVAWQLFSKGSSDPLALFSSWAKKYGEIVSFYVGTKTIVILNSHSVIVEAFRHPDLQDRLQSRLLQEILGLKNCGIAFSSGETWKEQRKFGYSTFRSLGVGKKSYEDTVSAEMSQLSSAIEEKKGAPFDPGTLLMQAVSNITSTIIFGTQYKYGDIEFKKLLHIINKNAELAGGGGAILFLPIPGISRIPFGIVKTMTDNIRALNAFIDSQIESHERNWNQTNPKDFIDQYLNKLEETKDISSSFSKLQLIGCINDLFYAGSETTTTTLKWCILFMMAYPEVQSRVQDELDHVVGRERTPRLDDMKDLPCTNAVLSEVQRMGSIAPLGVPHVAAADTNIRGYTIPKGAIIVSNIYEVLNSKDLWTDPGDFKPERFLTADGDLINREELIFFGTGRRVCLGEQLARMETFLGFTSLLQRFTFQKPDGSPTLSFEGILGFSRNPLPYQTRAVVRV; translated from the exons ATGGAACTGTGCTATCTGTTGCTTTCTGGAGTACTTTGTCTTCTAATTGCCTGgttcatcaaatatctgatatCACGACCAAAGAATCTACCACCCGGTCCGACTGGTTTCATCAATGTGGCTTGGCAGCTCTTCAG CAAAGGCAGTTCAGATCCTCTAGCTCTTTTCTCTTCATGGGCTAAGAAGTACGGTGAGATCGTATCCTTTTACGTCGGTACCAAAACGATCGTCATCCTCAACTCTCATTCAGTCATCGTAGAGGCCTTCCGACATCCTGATCTTCAAGATCGACTTCAGAGTCGACTTCTTCAGGAAATACTTGGATTAAAAAACTGCG GTATTGCTTTTTCCAGTGGGGAAACTTGGAAGGAGCAGCGGAAGTTCGGATATTCGACATTCCGGAGTCTGGGAGTTGGCAAGAAGAGTTACGAAGATACTGTCTCAGCCGAGATGTCTCAGCTGAGTTCCGCCatcgaagaaaagaaaggggctCCGTTTGATCCTGGTACTCTCCTCATGCAAGCTGTTTCAAACATTACCAGCACTATCATCTTCGGCACGCAGTACAAGTATGGAGATATCGAATTCAAAAAG CTTTTGCACATAATTAACAAGAACGCCGAGTTGGCAGGAGGGGGCGGAGCTATTTTGTTTCTTCCAATTCCTGGCATTTCCCGGATACCATTCGGTATAGTGAAAACTATGACTGATAATATCCGGGCTTTGAATGCCTTCATCGATTCTCAAATTGAATCCCATGAACGTAACTGGAATCAAACGAATCCGAAGGATTTCATCGACCAGTACCTTAATAAGTTGGAGGAAACTAAG gaCATTTCTTCTTCATTCAGTAAACTACAACTGATCGGTTGCATCAACGACCTCTTCTATGCAGGGTCTGAAACAACAACTACTACCTTAAAGTGGTGCATTCTCTTCATGATGGCCTACCCGGAGGTTCAATCACGTGTTCAAGATGAACTTGATCACGTGGTTGGCAGAGAGCGTACCCCAAGACTCGATGATATGAAAGACCTACCCTGCACCAATGCTGTTTTATCAGAG GTCCAGCGCATGGGTTCGATAGCGCCGCTAGGTGTGCCTCACGTGGCTGCTGCGGACACCAACATCAGAGGCTATACCATCCCAAAGGGCGCCATTATTGTGTCTAACATCTACGAGGTTCTGAACAGCAAGGATCTGTGGACGGACCCCGGTGACTTTAAACCGGAAAGGTTTTTGACTGCAGATGGAGATCTCATCAACAGGGAGGAGCTCATTTTCTTCGGAACCG GTCGCCGCGTGTGTCTTGGAGAACAGCTTGCACGGATGGAGACATTCTTGGGTTTTACCAGTCTCCTTCAACGATTCACCTTCCAGAAACCTGACGGCTCACCTACCCTCTCTTTTGAGGGTATTCTCGGATTCTCAAGGAACCCTCTGCCCTATCAGACAAGGGCAGTTGTAAGAGTGTAA
- the LOC121428093 gene encoding cytochrome P450 2J4-like isoform X1: protein MELCYLLLSGVLCLLIAWFIKYLISRPKNLPPGPTGFINVAWQLFSSKGSSDPLALFSSWAKKYGEIVSFYVGTKTIVILNSHSVIVEAFRHPDLQDRLQSRLLQEILGLKNCGIAFSSGETWKEQRKFGYSTFRSLGVGKKSYEDTVSAEMSQLSSAIEEKKGAPFDPGTLLMQAVSNITSTIIFGTQYKYGDIEFKKLLHIINKNAELAGGGGAILFLPIPGISRIPFGIVKTMTDNIRALNAFIDSQIESHERNWNQTNPKDFIDQYLNKLEETKDISSSFSKLQLIGCINDLFYAGSETTTTTLKWCILFMMAYPEVQSRVQDELDHVVGRERTPRLDDMKDLPCTNAVLSEVQRMGSIAPLGVPHVAAADTNIRGYTIPKGAIIVSNIYEVLNSKDLWTDPGDFKPERFLTADGDLINREELIFFGTGRRVCLGEQLARMETFLGFTSLLQRFTFQKPDGSPTLSFEGILGFSRNPLPYQTRAVVRV from the exons ATGGAACTGTGCTATCTGTTGCTTTCTGGAGTACTTTGTCTTCTAATTGCCTGgttcatcaaatatctgatatCACGACCAAAGAATCTACCACCCGGTCCGACTGGTTTCATCAATGTGGCTTGGCAGCTCTTCAG tagCAAAGGCAGTTCAGATCCTCTAGCTCTTTTCTCTTCATGGGCTAAGAAGTACGGTGAGATCGTATCCTTTTACGTCGGTACCAAAACGATCGTCATCCTCAACTCTCATTCAGTCATCGTAGAGGCCTTCCGACATCCTGATCTTCAAGATCGACTTCAGAGTCGACTTCTTCAGGAAATACTTGGATTAAAAAACTGCG GTATTGCTTTTTCCAGTGGGGAAACTTGGAAGGAGCAGCGGAAGTTCGGATATTCGACATTCCGGAGTCTGGGAGTTGGCAAGAAGAGTTACGAAGATACTGTCTCAGCCGAGATGTCTCAGCTGAGTTCCGCCatcgaagaaaagaaaggggctCCGTTTGATCCTGGTACTCTCCTCATGCAAGCTGTTTCAAACATTACCAGCACTATCATCTTCGGCACGCAGTACAAGTATGGAGATATCGAATTCAAAAAG CTTTTGCACATAATTAACAAGAACGCCGAGTTGGCAGGAGGGGGCGGAGCTATTTTGTTTCTTCCAATTCCTGGCATTTCCCGGATACCATTCGGTATAGTGAAAACTATGACTGATAATATCCGGGCTTTGAATGCCTTCATCGATTCTCAAATTGAATCCCATGAACGTAACTGGAATCAAACGAATCCGAAGGATTTCATCGACCAGTACCTTAATAAGTTGGAGGAAACTAAG gaCATTTCTTCTTCATTCAGTAAACTACAACTGATCGGTTGCATCAACGACCTCTTCTATGCAGGGTCTGAAACAACAACTACTACCTTAAAGTGGTGCATTCTCTTCATGATGGCCTACCCGGAGGTTCAATCACGTGTTCAAGATGAACTTGATCACGTGGTTGGCAGAGAGCGTACCCCAAGACTCGATGATATGAAAGACCTACCCTGCACCAATGCTGTTTTATCAGAG GTCCAGCGCATGGGTTCGATAGCGCCGCTAGGTGTGCCTCACGTGGCTGCTGCGGACACCAACATCAGAGGCTATACCATCCCAAAGGGCGCCATTATTGTGTCTAACATCTACGAGGTTCTGAACAGCAAGGATCTGTGGACGGACCCCGGTGACTTTAAACCGGAAAGGTTTTTGACTGCAGATGGAGATCTCATCAACAGGGAGGAGCTCATTTTCTTCGGAACCG GTCGCCGCGTGTGTCTTGGAGAACAGCTTGCACGGATGGAGACATTCTTGGGTTTTACCAGTCTCCTTCAACGATTCACCTTCCAGAAACCTGACGGCTCACCTACCCTCTCTTTTGAGGGTATTCTCGGATTCTCAAGGAACCCTCTGCCCTATCAGACAAGGGCAGTTGTAAGAGTGTAA